From the Micromonospora echinospora genome, the window GAAGGCGTCCACCATCTCGAAGGAGTTGACCCGCAGTCCCACGGCGAGGAAATAGTCCCCGACCGAGGGCGGCAGGTAGTCGGCGAGGATCCGCAGCTCGTCGGCGAGGGTGGTGCCCGGGGGCGGCCCGGTGACCGCGTCGGCCACCAGGGGGAAGGTCGCCACCTGGTCGATGGCGGGGGCCACGAACCGCCGGTTGTACCCGAACCCGCCCGCCAGCCCCCGTAGCGACAGGGCGGGCGGACCGGCGTGCAGGCCGTTGAGGTAGGCGTAGGCGAACAGGGAGGGCCCGGCGGGGAGCTGGACGTAGGCGCCGAGGGCGCCGATGGAGAAGGACGGGGTCCGGACGCTCAGCCCCCCGCTGTACGCGGTGTAGCTGGCCCCCTCGTACTCGATGGTGTCCTTGCGCAGCGCCCCGTCGATGCGTAGCGGGACGGTGTCGTAGGCCAGCCCGATCCCGGCCAGGTCGAAGGTGGGCATCGAGAGGGGGTCGGTGGTGGAGACCCCGATGGCCAGGCCGCTCAGGGAGAGGGTCAGCCCGGCCACGGTCACCGAGGCGTCCAGCAGCAGGGCGACCCGGGACTCCCGGCCGGGGGACTGCCGGAAGGCCAGGCCGACCCGGGAGATGTGCAGGGGCCCGAAGGAACGTTGGACGGTGAGCCAGGTGGCGTCGTCGCCGGTCCGGACCGGCGCGGGGCCGCCGCTGGCCGGCGCCGGGGTCACCCCCGGCGGGCCGCCGACCGGTACCGCCAGGGCCTGGGTGAAGGGCCCGAGCAGCAGGGTGGCGTCCACGGTGAACCCGGCGGCCAGGCCCCCGGTGGGCAGGGTGGTGCCGGCCGGGAGCAGGGCGGCCAGGGCGGTGGCCTCGGCCGCCGGCAGGGCGGTGGTGGCGGCGAGCAGCCGCAGGGGGTCCACCCCCATCGTGGTGCCCCGCAGGTGGTCCCCGACCACCGGGAGCCGGCCCAGGTCCAGGGTGGCGGCGACCTCCACCCCGAAGAGGTAGCCGGTGCGGGTGCCGTTGCCGGTGAGGGCGAACAGGGCCTGGCGCAGGTCCAGCCGGATCCCCTCTGGCACGTACGCGGCGGCGCTGGGGGAGATCGCCCCCACCAGGGCCTTCAGCTCGGGTACCGGGTCCTCGGGCAGGTGCCGGTAGGAGGCGGCGAAGCGGCGGGCGGTCGGGTCCTGGGCGAAGTGCAGCTCCAGGGCGGGGTGGAAGGTTCCTCCCTGCACCGGTACGACCAGGTCCAGGGTCCCGGCAACGGAGCGTCGGGCGGTGTCCACGGCCAGGGTGAGGGCCACCTCGGTGCCGTCGACCGGGAACCGGGCCCGCCCGGTGAGGAAGAGCCGCCCGGCCCCGGTGGAGACCTCGGCGGCCAGGTTGTCCACGGTGGACTCGGCCAACGGGGCCGGCAGGGCGAGCCCCCCGAACCGGTCGGCCAGGTCGGCGAAGAGGTGCCCGACGGGGATCTGCTGCCCGGGGGCGGTCTCCCCGGCGAACTCCCAGTGCCGGTCGGGGGCCGGGTCGTAGGCGGCCCGGAGCACCACCCCGACCCCGCCCAGCACCAGCCCCGCCCGGGCGTGGAAGGTGGTGCCGGTGGAGTCGTGCAGCAGGTCGAAGCCGACCTGGGTGACGGTGACCTGCTCGGTGATCTGCCAGGCGCCGTCGAGGACGATCTCCCCGTCGAAGGCGGCGGGCACGGTGGCCGAGGGCACCACCGCCCCGGCCTGGAACCGGGTGACCGTCAGGTCCGGGACGTGGTCGGGCTCGACGCCGGTGAAGTGCCGGTAGATCTCCCGGATGCGCAGGGGCGGGTCGTCGGTGCGCAGCCCCCCGCCGATCCGCCGGGTGTCCGAGTCGGCGACCAGCTCCAGGGTGCCGTCCGCACCGATCCCGAACAGGCCGCTGACCAGGACCGACACCTGGGCGGCAGGGCCGGGGGCGGTCACCCGGACGGTCAGGTCGATCTGCTGGAGGGTGAGCAGCCCGGGGATCACCTCCCACTCCGCCTCGGTGTACAGGGTCATGGTCAGGTACTCGACCGGATTGGCGGCGGTGGGGTCCACCGCGAGGGTCACCGCGCCCAGGGTGATCCCGGCCCCCGGGTCGATGCCGAAGGGCACCGGCAGGGTCGCCAGCCCGACCAGGCCGGCGATGTCGGTCAGGGTCAACGGGCCCAGCTTGCGGAAGTCGGCGGTGAGGACCAGCTCCTCGCTCCAGGAGGCGAGCCGGGCGTCGATGGTGATCTCGTGGTCCTCGGTGAGCGCGGTCAGGCTCCCCGCCGACACCGGGATGCCCGCCGCGATGACCAGGGCCCCCCGGACCTGGTGGTCGAGGGTGTTGTAGTTCAGGTCGGGCAGACCGAACAGCCCGTACCGCAGGTTGGTGAGGGTGAACAGGCCCAGGTCGAGGCTGGCCTCCGCCGGTCCGTACAGGGCCACGCTCGGCACCAGGGGGGTGGCCGGGGTGAGCTCGGGCGGGGCGAGGGAGTTCATGGTGATCTCCCCGGAGAGGGGGTGGCTCTCCCCGGGGAAGAGCAGCCCGACCAGCTCCATCCCGGGCCGGATCAGCAGGTTCCCCTCGAAGGTCATCGGAGTGGCGGTCGGGACAGGGGGCTCCCCGCTCTCCGCGATC encodes:
- a CDS encoding DUF6603 domain-containing protein, whose protein sequence is MTPEALETLLAGVPTGRLDLPVAALDPSTAAYLGRFLPTGRLLLTGCTRSPAPGPVTVVGTGSGAPFDRAEVTLRFTLTGDTVSRVEVTVRPGTDWSLAEAFPPLRGTLLDTLRFGGTVLRLDTDLIAESGEPPVPTATPMTFEGNLLIRPGMELVGLLFPGESHPLSGEITMNSLAPPELTPATPLVPSVALYGPAEASLDLGLFTLTNLRYGLFGLPDLNYNTLDHQVRGALVIAAGIPVSAGSLTALTEDHEITIDARLASWSEELVLTADFRKLGPLTLTDIAGLVGLATLPVPFGIDPGAGITLGAVTLAVDPTAANPVEYLTMTLYTEAEWEVIPGLLTLQQIDLTVRVTAPGPAAQVSVLVSGLFGIGADGTLELVADSDTRRIGGGLRTDDPPLRIREIYRHFTGVEPDHVPDLTVTRFQAGAVVPSATVPAAFDGEIVLDGAWQITEQVTVTQVGFDLLHDSTGTTFHARAGLVLGGVGVVLRAAYDPAPDRHWEFAGETAPGQQIPVGHLFADLADRFGGLALPAPLAESTVDNLAAEVSTGAGRLFLTGRARFPVDGTEVALTLAVDTARRSVAGTLDLVVPVQGGTFHPALELHFAQDPTARRFAASYRHLPEDPVPELKALVGAISPSAAAYVPEGIRLDLRQALFALTGNGTRTGYLFGVEVAATLDLGRLPVVGDHLRGTTMGVDPLRLLAATTALPAAEATALAALLPAGTTLPTGGLAAGFTVDATLLLGPFTQALAVPVGGPPGVTPAPASGGPAPVRTGDDATWLTVQRSFGPLHISRVGLAFRQSPGRESRVALLLDASVTVAGLTLSLSGLAIGVSTTDPLSMPTFDLAGIGLAYDTVPLRIDGALRKDTIEYEGASYTAYSGGLSVRTPSFSIGALGAYVQLPAGPSLFAYAYLNGLHAGPPALSLRGLAGGFGYNRRFVAPAIDQVATFPLVADAVTGPPPGTTLADELRILADYLPPSVGDYFLAVGLRVNSFEMVDAFLLVAAAFGHRFELDVLGLATVVLPAPDAGAGPVKPVAQIQLAIKATLVPEDGYLAVEAQLTRASYLLSPDCHLTGGFAFATWFTGEHTGDFALTAGGYHPQFPVPAHYPTVPRLGFAWQITKQFSIAGAGYFALTPTALMAGGRLTALWQDDSLRAGFDASMDFLISWQPYHYEASLHVSIGVSYTFSLFGTHTLNVQVGADVQLWGPDFGGTAAIDLDIVTVRISFGSNGGAKPEPVSWDRFRDTLLPPRDRILGLSVRAETHRTAPGAAPEELGVADPATLVVSTTSAIPASGAVRGTPEREVALPTGGGRTAFGIGPVDLAPGAVTAVHRIVVTHEGMPVEDRFDYTPVCRGLPFALWGGRLTPQVTDPALVEDLVTGYELRPRPPAPARAVWVDRSALQADTPLYTREVITLAPPPRRSVVPDGPAARATTIRTAMADPGVAATRSAVAAALLPSAVVDPAGFDTTQFHAIPQVAAHV